The Euphorbia lathyris chromosome 2, ddEupLath1.1, whole genome shotgun sequence genome includes a window with the following:
- the LOC136218489 gene encoding pathogenesis-related thaumatin-like protein 3.5, whose translation MSVKIPSVISILLIFVSFLVCTSHSCTFTITNNCPYTIWPGTLAGAGSPQLSTTGFRLDSGLSLRIPTIPGWSGRIWARTGCTFDVSGVGSCQTGDCGGKLECTGMGATPPASLFEITLGTGINEDFYDVSIVDGYNLPLVAAPHGVHGACNATGCASDINMGCPKELQVVGGDGEGGGVVGCKSSCEAFRLEQYCCSGEFANPITCRPSFYSTIFKRACPRAYSYAFDDGTSTFTCKAYDYAILFCPNSNGVRIPDSPYGEQATNHQGNNVQAVQMASSSNIFLPFPIWVLVLILYLTDSSCVLGVIS comes from the exons ATGTCTGTAAAAATACCATCAGTTATCTCAATCCTCCTAATTTTCGTTTCTTTTCTAGTTTGCACTTCTCATTCCTGCACTTTTACCATTACAAATAATTGTCCCTATACGATATGGCCTGGTACACTAGCAGGTGCAGGCAGCCCACAACTCTCAACTACAGGATTCCGCCTGGACTCTGGGCTGAGTCTGAGAATTCCAACCATTCCTGGATGGTCTGGACGTATATGGGCGAGAACAGGTTGCACATTTGATGTCTCCGGAGTAGGTTCTTGTCAAACTGGAGATTGTGGTGGGAAGCTGGAATGCACTGGAATGGGAGCCACTCCACCAGCATCCCTCTTTGAGATAACCCTTGGTACAGGTATTAACGAGGACTTCTACGATGTCAGCATTGTTGATGGCTATAATTTACCTCTAGTAGCTGCGCCCCATGGTGTCCATGGAGCATGTAACGCAACAGGCTGTGCCTCGGATAtcaacatgg GCTGTCCGAAGGAACTCCAAGTTGTAGGAGGGGATGGTGAAGGAGGAGGTGTAGTAGGCTGTAAGAGCTCGTGCGAAGCATTCAGGCTTGAACAATACTGTTGCAGTGGAGAGTTTGCTAACCCAATTACTTGCCGTCCTTCCTTTTATTCAACCATTTTCAAGCGAGCTTGCCCTAGGGCGTACAGCTATGCTTTTGATGATGGAACTAGCACCTTCACATGCAAGGCCTATGATTATGCTATTCTCTTCTGCCCCAATTCTAATGG GGTCAGGATTCCTGATTCTCCATACGGCGAGCAAGCAACAAATCACCAAGGCAACAATGTGCAGGCTGTACAGATGGCTTCTTCCTCCAACATCTTCCTACCCTTCCCGATTTGGGTTCTTGTCCTCATTCTCTATCTTACGGATTCCTCTTGCGTTCTTGGGGTCATAAGTTGA